Proteins encoded within one genomic window of Triticum aestivum cultivar Chinese Spring chromosome 2D, IWGSC CS RefSeq v2.1, whole genome shotgun sequence:
- the LOC123052440 gene encoding G-type lectin S-receptor-like serine/threonine-protein kinase At2g19130, translated as MDPFFFLLLFGQTLLCTAGDTINSATPLSGSQKIVSPGNKFTVGFYSPSQSNTTSSTSSNYYIAIWYSNIPVLTTVWNTDKPVSDPATASLEIARNGNLVLLDQAKNRLLWSTNVSIASNSTMATIKDSGSLELTDASDASIVYWRSIDHPTNTWLPRGKLGLNKTTGLSQRLIPWKNSLDPSPGLSSLELDPNGTTQYFIQWNESINYWTSGPWNGNIFSLVPEMTANFRYDFQFVDNATESYFYYSMKDDAVISRFIMDVTGQIKQLTWVEYSQQWILFWSQPRRQCEVYALCGAYGSCSEAALPYCNCVKGFSQKVQSDWDLQDYSGGCRRNVPLQCQINSSSAQTKPDKFYTMAGVRLPDNARGAVGASLKECEQVCLKSCSCDAYTYNTTGCFIWSGDLVNLQEQYSGNGVGTLFLRLAASELQDPKKNKAVIIGAVVGGVAAILIILAIVFFFLYQKYRRDRTLRISKTAGGTLIAFRYSDLQHVTSNFSEKLGGGAFGSVFKGKLPDSTAIAVKRLDGFHQGEKQFRAEVSTIGTTQHVNLVRLLGFCSEGSRRLLVYEYMQKGSLEVQLFPGEATALSWAIRYQIALGTARGLNYLHEKCRDCIIHCDVKPDNILLDDSFVPKVSDFGLAKLLGRDFSRVLTTMRGTRGYLAPEWISGVPITAKADVFSYGMMLLEIISGRRNSDHGEEGRSTFFPTLAASKLHEGDVQTLLDPRLKGDANPDELTRACKVACWCIQDDESTRPTTGQIVQILEGFLDVNMPPVPRSLRALGESPDVINFFSDLSSSQTSQTQNSTTTSQTHSATSGNSHFQSS; from the coding sequence ATGGAtccattcttcttcctcctcctattCGGCCAAACCCTGCTCTGCACAGCCGGCGACACCATCAACTCCGCCACACCCTTGTCTGGGTCACAGAAGATCGTGTCCCCGGGCAACAAGTTCACCGTGGGCTTCTACTCCCCATCGCAGAGTAACACCACCTCATCCACCTCCAGCAATTACTACATAGCCATATGGTACAGCAACATACCAGTGCTCACCACCGTGTGGAACACCGACAAGCCGGTGTCCGACCCGGCCACCGCCTCCTTGGAAATCGCCCGCAACGGCAACCTTGTCCTCCTTGATCAAGCCAAGAACCGGCTGCTATGGTCGACCAATGTAAGTATAGCCTCCAACTCCACCATGGCCACCATCAAGGACAGCGGTAGCCTTGAACTCACCGATGCCTCCGATGCATCGATAGTTTATTGGCGAAGCATAGACCATCCCACAAACACCTGGCTTCCGCGGGGCAAGCTCGGGCTGAACAAGACCACGGGTCTGAGCCAGAGGCTTATTCCTTGGAAGAACAGCCTAGACCCATCTCCTGGGTTGTCCTCTCTTGAGCTAGACCCCAACGGCACAACACAGTACTTCATCCAGTGGAATGAATCCATAAACTACTGGACCAGTGGCCCCTGGAACGGCAATATCTTCAGCCTTGTGCCAGAGATGACGGCCAATTTCAGATACGACTTCCAATTCGTCGACAACGCCACAGAAAGCTATTTCTACTACTCGATGAAGGATGATGCAGTCATCTCGCGGTTCATCATGGACGTGACCGGACAGATCAAGCAGCTGACATGGGTGGAATACTCACAGCAGTGGATCTTGTTCTGGTCACAGCCGCGGAGGCAGTGTGAGGTGTATGCACTCTGTGGGGCATATGGTAGCTGCAGTGAGGCTGCGCTGCCGTACTGCAACTGCGTCAAGGGGTTCAGCCAGAAGGTCCAGAGTGATTGGGATCTTCAGGATTACAGTGGTGGGTGCAGGAGGAACGTACCATTGCAGTGCCAGATCAACTCGAGCTCCGCACAGACCAAGCCTGATAAGTTCTATACCATGGCAGGCGTGAGGCTACCTGACAATGCTCGGGGTGCAGTGGGCGCCAGCTTGAAAGAATGTGAGCAGGTTTGTCTGAAAAGCTGTTCATGCGATGCTTACACTTACAATACAACTGGCTGTTTTATTTGGTCTGGGGACCTGGTGAACCTCCAAGAACAGTACAGTGGAAATGGAGTTGGCACACTATTCCTCAGGCTTGCAGCATCCGAGCTGCAAGACCCAAAAAAGAACAAGGCAGTGATCATTGGTGCAGTTGTTGGTGGAGTTGCTGCAATTCTGATAATCCTTGCCATTGTGTTTTTCTTCCTATATCAGAAATATCGCCGAGATAGGACTCTTCGGATATCAAAGACTGCTGGGGGCACGTTGATTGCCTTCAGGtacagtgatttgcagcatgtcaccAGCAACTTCTCAGAGAAGCTGGGGGGAGGTGCCTTCGGCTCGGTGTTCAAGGGGAAGCTCCCAGATTCAACTGCTATTGCTGTGAAAAGGCTCGATGGGTTTCATCAAGGGGAGAAGCAATTCCGTGCTGAGGTAAGCACTATTGGGACAACCCAGCATGTTAATTTGGTCCGCCTTCTTGGGTTCTGTTCTGAAGGGTCAAGGAGGCTGCTTGTGTATGAGTACATGCAAAAGGGCTCCCTGGAAGTGCAACTCTTCCCTGGTGAGGCAACTGCATTGAGCTGGGCCATTAGGTACCAAATTGCACTTGGAACAGCAAGAGGCCTAAACTACCTGCATGAAAAATGTAGGGATTGCATCATACACTGCGATGTCAAGCCAGATAACATTCTATTGGATGATTCCTTTGTACCAAAAGTATCCGACTTTGGCCTAGCAAAGCTCTTAGGCCGGGACTTCAGCCGTGTTTTAACGACGATGAGAGGAACAAGGGGTTACCTTGCACCTGAATGGATCAGTGGCGTGCCCATAACCGCGAAGGCAGATGTATTCAGCTATGGCATGATGCTCCTTGAAATCATATCAGGCAGGAGGAATTCTGATCATGGAGAGGAGGGCAGGTCCACTTTCTTCCCAACCTTGGCTGCAAGCAAGCTCCATGAAGGGGATGTGCAGACCTTGTTGGACCCTAGGCTGAAAGGAGATGCAAATCCTGACGAGCTCACAAGAGCTTGTAAGGTTGCTTGTTGGTGCATCCAAGATGATGAAAGCACTAGACCCACGACAGGTCAGATTGTCCAAATCCTAGAGGGGTTTCTAGATGTGAATATGCCTCCCGTTCCCAGGTCACTGAGAGCTCTTGGTGAAAGCCCTGATGTCATAAATTTCTTCTCAGATCTGTCTTCAAGCCAGACTTCCCAGACACAAAACAGCACAACAACTTCTCAGACACACAGTGCTACTTCAGGCAATTCACATTTCCAAAGTTCGTAA